Genomic window (Microbacterium oxydans):
GTGGGCCGGGGTGCCGACGTCCTGCCGACCCTGGTCGCCGGTTTCGACCTGGTCTTCATCGACGCCGACAAGGAGTCGAACACGATCTACCTCGACTGGGCGGCGAAGCTCGGTCACCCCGGCACCGTGATCGTGCTCGACAACATCGGGCGTGAGGGCGAGATCGTCCGGGACGACACCACCGATCCCAAGGTGGTCGGCACGCGCGAGGGGCTCCGGATGCTGGGGGAGGACCCGCGCTTCGACGCCACGGCGCTGCAGACCGTGGGCGTGAAGGGCTGGGACGGCTTCGCGATCGCCGTCGTCGTCTGACCTCGGGCGGTCGCCGACCCGGGCCGGGCGAGTCCCTGAGTCCGTCGGACGGCCGGGCTAGACTGGGCGCGGATCGACGACGCTCCACACCACGTTTTTCCCCCTGAGCAAGGAGCACATCAGTGGCACTGATCGAGGCTGTAGGCGCACGCGAGATTCTCGACTCGCGCGGAAACCCGACCGTCGAGGTGGAGGTGCTCCTCGACGACGGCATCGTGCAGCGGGCGGCTGTCCCGTCCGGCGCATCCACGGGCGCGTTCGAGGCGTACGAGCTCCGCGACGGAGACAAGAGCCGTTACGGCGGCAAGGGCGTCCTCAAGGCCGTCGAGGCCATCATCGACGAGCTCGGACCGGCGATCGAGGGCGTCGAGGCGAGCGAGCAGCGCATCGTCGACGAGATCCTGATCGAGGTCGACGGCACCGAGAACAAGAAGCGCGTCGGCGCCAACGCCATCCTTGGCGTGAGCCTCGCAGTGGCCAAGGCCGCCGCCGACTCGGCCGACCTCCCGCTGTTCCGCTACCTGGGTGGCCCGAACGCGCACGTGCTGCCCGTTCCGCTGTTCAACGTCATCAACGGCGGCGAGCACGCCGACAACGGCATCGACATGCAGGAGTTCTTCCTCGCGCCGATCGGTGCGGAGACCTACTCCGAGGCCCTGCGCTGGGGCGTCGAGACCTACCACGTGCTGCGCGCCGAGCTGAAGGCCGCCGGCTACGCGACCGGCCTCGGCGACGAGGGCGGCTTCGCCCCCGACCTGCCCAGCAACCGCGAGGGCCTGGACTTCCTGGTCAAGGCGATCGAGAAGGCGGGCTTCACGCCCGGCACCGACATCGCCCTGGGCCTCGACGTCGCCGCGACCGAGTTCTTCAAGGACGGCGTCTACCGCCTCGACAACAAGGACTGGGACGCCGCCGCGCTCACCGAGTACTACGTCGGGCTGGTCAACGACTTCCCGATCGTCACGATCGAGGACGCTCTCGCCGAGGACGACTGGGACAACTGGAAGCACCTCACCGACGCCCTCGGCGCCAAGGTGCAGCTGGTCGGCGACGACCTGTTCGTGACCAACCCGCAGCGCCTCGCCGACGGCATCAAGCGCGGCGTCGCCAACT
Coding sequences:
- the eno gene encoding phosphopyruvate hydratase, which codes for MALIEAVGAREILDSRGNPTVEVEVLLDDGIVQRAAVPSGASTGAFEAYELRDGDKSRYGGKGVLKAVEAIIDELGPAIEGVEASEQRIVDEILIEVDGTENKKRVGANAILGVSLAVAKAAADSADLPLFRYLGGPNAHVLPVPLFNVINGGEHADNGIDMQEFFLAPIGAETYSEALRWGVETYHVLRAELKAAGYATGLGDEGGFAPDLPSNREGLDFLVKAIEKAGFTPGTDIALGLDVAATEFFKDGVYRLDNKDWDAAALTEYYVGLVNDFPIVTIEDALAEDDWDNWKHLTDALGAKVQLVGDDLFVTNPQRLADGIKRGVANSLLVKVNQIGTLTETFDAVSLAQRSGYTAMLSHRSGETEDTTIADLVVATNAGQIKAGAPARSERVAKYNQLLRIEEELGDAAVFAGRSAFPRYQA